The window TTCAGCAGGCCCGCCCGGGCGTCTCGGAGCGGCATCTGCGGCAGGTAGAATCTGCTCACGTCATAGGGGGCCGGCACCAGGCCGCCCAGGTCATCGCTGTCCTGCGGGAACTGGCCCGCGTTCCTGTCCGGCTGGTCGGCGGCGAGGACGACGCTCTTGGTCCACGGCCCGCCCGCCGCCTCATAGGCGATGATCTTGCCCACGAGGGTGGCGAGTTCGCCCGCCGTGGCCGCCGGCAGGCGCCCGACGGCGAAGCCCGCGTCGGGGGCGAACTGCGTGTCCGCCGCGAACAGCCCATAGTCCGTCGCCACCAGCAGCGGCGGAATCAGGTTATCGCCGTAGCCCAGGTAGTCTTTGTAGTCGAACGTGCCGTGCCCCGCCAGCACGGCGTAGCGGGGGCCGGTCTTCCACGTGCCGCGCGCCAGGGCGAGGAAGGTCTGGATCGCGTGCGGGTCGGCGATGCCGTGGTTGAACTCATCGTAGATGTCCTCGAGGTCCACCACCACGGCCTTGAGGCCCTGGCTCCGACGGTACGAGGCCAGCGCCTCTGCCCCGTCCAGGAAGACGCCGGGCGCCACCACCACGTAGTCGGCCTGGTTCCCCCGCCAGGTGAGGCGCGACGGCACGTCGAGCTCGACCGACACCGGGGTCTTCACCGCCGCCGGCGCCACCGCCAGATAGGCGCTCCCCGCAGAGGCCGAGAGGCTCACGCGGTAGAGGTTCTCCAGCTTCTCCACGCTCGTGCCGTCCACCACGGCGGGTTCGAGAGGGGCCGTCACATCAAACACCCAGATCGCCGGGCCGCTGAAGCCTTCGATGGTCAGGACATCCCCCTCGGCGCGGCACAGCAGGCTATCGTCCACCGCCCGGCACAGCCGCGGATAGGCCAGGTCGAAGGCATCCACATAGAAGATGCTATAAGGAACCCCCGCGTCGCGCAGTCCGGTCACCGTGACCAGGTTGTCGCCGGGGACGAGGAGTTGCGCGCCGACGCTCAGCGCGAGGGTGCAGCCATCCGTGCCGCCCCACCGCCCCTCGCCGATGGGGGTGCCATTGAGGCTCACGACGACATGATGGTTGGGGTTCGCCGCGCACTGGGTGGCGCCCTTGAGTCGCACGGTCAGGGTCGCCGTGCCGGTTCCCGCGGCATCGGGCGCCGCCAACCGGAAGGTGGGGCTGCCCAGCGCCCGGTCGCCCGCCACCACATAGTCCCATAGCCAGAAGTCCGCCTCAGGGTCGGTGAAGAGGCCGGTGGCGGGATAGCGGTTGACTTCGGCATGGACGGTGTCGCGGAACGTCCCCGGAGCCGCGTCCGCCGCTGCGCCGCTGCCGCCCACCGTGGCCATGAGCAGCCCGCGCTCATGCCGCAGCCAGTAGACATTGGAGTCCGTGTAGATGCTGCCCGCCACAGGCTGGCCGAAGAAGTAGAGGCCCGTGCCGCCTTCGGCGGGGAGGTAGCGGACCGCCTTGCCCTGACAGGAGAGCGAGAGCATCCCGTTTCGGATCTGCGGACGCAGGCCGTTCTCGGCCACGCCCAGCAGGGGCGCGATTTCCGCGGCGCTGACGTAGTACAGCCCCGTCTCCCGCACCGTGATCTTCACGGCAGGCTGTGCCCCCGGCGCGGCGGCCACCGCCGCCTTGGCACGCAGGGCCCTGGCCTCGGCCTGGCCCTTTCGGCGGCCCGGCTCGTCGGCCGGCACGCCGGGCGCCCCCTGCCCCCACGTCCGCCGCGCCTTGCGGCTGTAGCCGGTGGCGGCCAGTTCCCCCGCCGCCTCCGCGAGGCCAACGGCGCCGGCGGCCTCGGCCACGGTGACGCGGTAAGGGCCGTAGCTGCGCTCGCGCCCGCTGGTCTCCACCTCGACAAGCCGGTAGGTGTAGGTCTCGCCGGGCTTCGCCGACGGGTCCACCAGCCGATACGTGCCGCCTTCGGGCGACTGGAGCAATGCGGGCACGAGTTCGCTGCTCACGCGCTGATACTTCCCGCTCGCCTCGTTCAGCCGCTCGAGGTAGAAGCCGGCGGTCCCGAGTTCCGAGGCCGTCTCCCACTCGGCCACGACACGTCCGTGCTGAGCCGAGGCCCCGAACCCGGAGACGGCCACCGCGGTGGGGTAAGCGCCGTCCGTCCATCCGATGTTGATGGTTCCGGTGGGAGTGCCGCCCCCGGCAATGTCGCCGCTGGCGTCAAGGGTGCTATGGTCGTCCTTGTTCGGCACCGCGGCGAAGGCGAGGC of the Planctomycetota bacterium genome contains:
- a CDS encoding C25 family cysteine peptidase — encoded protein: MLRQSNGPFSDPMDKRGTNPPSRIDFVGDATDPCGYRAVDSAYLYFRIRVDESPAATYSDTIYVMIDINGDSLPDFAFAWDSYTASGTDRGLEMQVFDKGQGVWNTVAFKDVDGSTSSKLSSDINGGGRTGEGYVRTVDGVNTANFGTTTFVDFAISRAYLQTYVPTLWAASPWRLAFAAVPNKDDHSTLDASGDIAGGGTPTGTINIGWTDGAYPTAVAVSGFGASAQHGRVVAEWETASELGTAGFYLERLNEASGKYQRVSSELVPALLQSPEGGTYRLVDPSAKPGETYTYRLVEVETSGRERSYGPYRVTVAEAAGAVGLAEAAGELAATGYSRKARRTWGQGAPGVPADEPGRRKGQAEARALRAKAAVAAAPGAQPAVKITVRETGLYYVSAAEIAPLLGVAENGLRPQIRNGMLSLSCQGKAVRYLPAEGGTGLYFFGQPVAGSIYTDSNVYWLRHERGLLMATVGGSGAAADAAPGTFRDTVHAEVNRYPATGLFTDPEADFWLWDYVVAGDRALGSPTFRLAAPDAAGTGTATLTVRLKGATQCAANPNHHVVVSLNGTPIGEGRWGGTDGCTLALSVGAQLLVPGDNLVTVTGLRDAGVPYSIFYVDAFDLAYPRLCRAVDDSLLCRAEGDVLTIEGFSGPAIWVFDVTAPLEPAVVDGTSVEKLENLYRVSLSASAGSAYLAVAPAAVKTPVSVELDVPSRLTWRGNQADYVVVAPGVFLDGAEALASYRRSQGLKAVVVDLEDIYDEFNHGIADPHAIQTFLALARGTWKTGPRYAVLAGHGTFDYKDYLGYGDNLIPPLLVATDYGLFAADTQFAPDAGFAVGRLPAATAGELATLVGKIIAYEAAGGPWTKSVVLAADQPDRNAGQFPQDSDDLGGLVPAPYDVSRFYLPQMPLRDARAGLLNALNRGAFLLNYIGHGGMDRFASDGLLTVRDAGSLSNGSRLPVVTAFTCIAGRFEMPGYRCLGLALVLQDGGGGIAFWGPTGMSENSAAKTMGAEFFRHAFAPGPAVLGDVALKASAVCPPAARLYQLLGDPALRLRR